A single region of the Sulfitobacter geojensis genome encodes:
- a CDS encoding universal stress protein — protein sequence MSNSVLCAVDVSNGDDDLPVIRRAAQLAALDGAQLDVIAVLPDFGMSSVSSFFGKGHHEKMEVEAKTHLNALVTKALDADQNAKVRHVIATGRAYEEVLKLAKKTNAALIVVGAHKAELSDYLLGPNASRVVRHAKCSVYVVRSS from the coding sequence ATGAGCAATTCGGTTTTATGCGCTGTCGACGTCAGCAATGGTGACGATGACCTTCCCGTAATCCGCCGTGCTGCGCAACTGGCGGCGCTGGACGGGGCACAGCTTGATGTGATTGCCGTTCTGCCGGATTTCGGGATGAGTTCGGTCAGTTCCTTTTTCGGCAAAGGCCATCACGAAAAGATGGAAGTGGAGGCCAAGACGCATTTGAATGCGTTGGTCACCAAGGCGCTGGATGCGGATCAGAACGCCAAGGTCCGGCATGTCATCGCAACCGGACGCGCCTATGAAGAGGTGCTGAAGCTGGCCAAGAAAACCAATGCCGCGCTGATCGTCGTGGGGGCCCATAAGGCGGAGTTGTCGGATTACCTGCTGGGGCCGAATGCGTCCCGGGTGGTCCGCCATGCCAAATGTTCGGTCTATGTGGTGCGTTCGTCCTGA
- a CDS encoding ABC-F family ATP-binding cassette domain-containing protein, with the protein MNIINIQSLGVTLGDPLFADLTFTISKGDRIGLVAANGRGKSTLLGCMAGSFEQTTGEVTRARGTRIGYVEQNIPANALTQTLYDFVLSWLPSEQADYESWRVDVVLDDLHVPVDLHRKLLKDLSGGWQRTALLAAAWVTEPDILLLDEPTNHLDLNRIALLQNWLGALPRDVPVVIISHDRAFLDATTNRTLFLRTERSRAFPLAFTKARQALDEADADDERRFANDLNKASQLRKQAAKLKNIGINSGSDLLITKTKQLSERAAKIEASARPAHQEKGAGDIKLSNSGTHAKALVTLADVAVTTPDGRALYKTGTKWITQGDRIVLLGTNGTGKTQLVKMIHRALMGDEPAIKCAPSVVLGYSDQHLSQLDDADTPMTAVAGKFDIGDQRARGLLAGAGVNIQMQDTKIAALSGGQKSRLAMLVLRLQHPNFYLLDEPTNHLDIEGQEALEEELTGHGASCLLVSHDRSFLRNVGNRFWQIERKRLIEVDDPEAFLAAEMDPLP; encoded by the coding sequence ATGAACATCATCAATATTCAATCCCTTGGGGTGACCTTGGGCGATCCGCTGTTTGCCGACCTTACTTTTACCATCTCGAAAGGCGACCGCATCGGCCTTGTTGCTGCGAACGGTCGGGGCAAATCCACGCTGCTGGGTTGCATGGCTGGCAGTTTCGAACAGACCACAGGCGAGGTGACACGCGCCCGCGGTACGCGGATCGGATATGTCGAACAGAACATTCCCGCAAATGCATTGACGCAAACGCTTTATGATTTTGTGCTGTCTTGGCTACCGTCCGAGCAGGCGGATTACGAAAGCTGGCGGGTGGATGTGGTGCTGGACGATTTACACGTCCCTGTCGATCTGCACCGGAAACTATTGAAAGACCTCAGCGGCGGATGGCAACGCACGGCGTTGCTGGCGGCGGCATGGGTCACAGAGCCGGACATTTTGCTGTTGGACGAACCGACCAATCACCTTGATCTGAACCGGATTGCCTTGCTGCAAAACTGGCTGGGGGCGCTGCCGCGCGACGTGCCGGTGGTGATCATCAGCCACGACCGCGCGTTTCTCGACGCGACCACAAACCGGACGTTGTTTTTGCGCACCGAGCGCAGCCGTGCCTTTCCGCTCGCGTTCACCAAGGCGCGACAGGCGCTGGACGAAGCGGATGCAGATGACGAACGCCGGTTCGCCAATGATCTGAACAAGGCCAGCCAGTTGCGCAAACAGGCCGCCAAGCTCAAGAATATCGGGATCAACTCCGGTTCGGATTTGCTGATCACCAAGACCAAGCAGTTAAGCGAACGCGCCGCCAAAATCGAAGCTTCGGCGCGGCCTGCACATCAGGAAAAAGGGGCTGGCGATATCAAGCTGTCCAACAGCGGCACCCATGCCAAGGCGCTGGTGACACTGGCCGACGTGGCGGTCACCACGCCGGATGGGCGCGCGCTTTATAAAACCGGCACCAAGTGGATCACCCAAGGCGACCGGATCGTGCTGCTGGGCACCAACGGAACCGGCAAGACGCAACTGGTCAAGATGATCCACCGTGCCTTGATGGGGGATGAACCTGCGATCAAATGCGCACCCTCTGTTGTCTTGGGCTATTCCGATCAGCATCTTAGCCAGCTTGATGATGCTGATACACCAATGACAGCCGTGGCCGGAAAATTCGACATTGGCGATCAACGTGCGCGCGGTTTGCTGGCGGGTGCGGGCGTTAACATCCAGATGCAAGACACCAAAATTGCCGCCCTTTCAGGGGGGCAAAAATCGCGGCTGGCGATGCTGGTACTGCGTCTGCAGCATCCCAATTTCTATCTGCTGGATGAACCGACGAACCATCTGGATATCGAAGGACAAGAGGCGCTGGAGGAAGAGCTGACCGGCCATGGTGCGTCCTGCTTGCTGGTCAGTCACGACCGCAGTTTCCTGCGTAATGTGGGCAACCGGTTCTGGCAGATCGAGCGTAAAAGGCTGATCGAGGTGGATGATCCCGAAGCCTTTCTTGCCGCTGAAATGGACCCTTTGCCATAG
- a CDS encoding TAXI family TRAP transporter solute-binding subunit: MTKTFKLSLASMAVGAMMAPAAFAEEFITIGTGGVTGVYYPTGGAICRLVNKGRKDHGIRCSVESTGGSVYNINTIREGELEFGVAQSDWQYHAYNGTSKFEDAGAFEGLRAVFSVHPEPFTVVARADAGISTFDDLKGKRVNIGNPGSGQRGTMEVLLEAKGWTTDDFALATELKAAEQSAALCDNQIDAMVYTVGHPSGSIQEATTACDSVLVTVSGAEVDGLINDNPFYRSAKIPGGMYRGNDNETATFGVGATFVTSSDVSEEAVYTVVKSVMENMDDFKKLHPAFANLDPKEMATAGLSAPLHAGAMKYYKEAGLID, translated from the coding sequence ATGACCAAGACTTTCAAACTATCACTCGCATCCATGGCCGTAGGGGCCATGATGGCACCCGCAGCATTTGCCGAGGAATTCATCACCATCGGCACCGGCGGCGTGACCGGAGTATATTACCCGACCGGCGGCGCGATCTGTCGCTTGGTCAACAAGGGCCGCAAGGACCACGGCATCCGCTGTTCCGTCGAATCCACGGGCGGTTCTGTCTATAACATCAATACCATCCGCGAAGGCGAACTGGAATTCGGTGTGGCACAGTCCGACTGGCAGTATCACGCGTACAACGGCACATCGAAGTTTGAAGATGCAGGCGCCTTCGAAGGGCTTCGCGCTGTGTTCTCTGTGCACCCCGAACCCTTTACAGTTGTGGCACGCGCGGATGCCGGCATTTCCACCTTTGACGATCTCAAAGGCAAGCGTGTGAACATCGGCAACCCCGGTTCCGGTCAGCGCGGCACCATGGAAGTGCTGCTCGAAGCCAAAGGTTGGACCACAGACGATTTCGCCCTCGCAACAGAGCTGAAAGCAGCAGAGCAGTCTGCGGCCTTGTGTGACAACCAGATCGACGCGATGGTTTACACAGTGGGTCACCCGTCCGGTTCCATTCAGGAAGCAACGACCGCGTGTGATTCCGTATTGGTGACCGTGAGCGGTGCCGAAGTTGACGGTCTGATCAATGACAACCCGTTCTACCGCTCGGCCAAAATCCCGGGTGGCATGTACCGTGGCAACGACAATGAAACCGCAACCTTCGGTGTGGGCGCAACCTTTGTCACCTCTTCTGATGTGTCGGAAGAAGCGGTTTATACTGTGGTGAAATCCGTGATGGAAAACATGGACGACTTCAAAAAGCTGCACCCGGCGTTCGCCAATCTTGATCCGAAAGAAATGGCAACGGCTGGTCTGTCGGCACCTCTCCACGCTGGCGCGATGAAGTACTACAAAGAAGCAGGCCTCATCGACTAA
- a CDS encoding 3-keto-5-aminohexanoate cleavage protein — protein MRALPKLMVAPNGARKTKADHPALPMTLDEVVTTAIECHAAGADGLHLHLRDKQGGHILDAGLYREALGALRQAVPDMALQITSEAVGIYGPAIQRQVVEDAKPQAASVSLAEMLADGDKRAAVAFYDRCVQAEIAVQHILYGPQDLLAMSDLLDDGSLDRESLQMIFVLGRYTQGQQSTPADLDPFLEWMEQTCPAAQWAVCAFGKQETACLGAALARGGHVRVGFENSFWNADGSMAASNAERVREIKTLSDTLASQSENTNTV, from the coding sequence ATGAGGGCGCTGCCAAAACTGATGGTCGCCCCGAACGGCGCGCGTAAGACCAAAGCGGATCACCCCGCCCTGCCGATGACGTTGGACGAGGTGGTTACAACCGCCATTGAGTGCCATGCCGCGGGGGCGGACGGGTTGCACCTGCATCTGCGCGATAAACAGGGCGGTCATATTCTGGATGCGGGACTGTACCGCGAAGCGCTTGGCGCGCTGCGTCAGGCGGTGCCCGATATGGCATTGCAAATCACATCGGAAGCTGTCGGGATATATGGACCGGCCATACAACGCCAAGTGGTGGAAGACGCAAAGCCACAAGCCGCCTCGGTTTCTTTGGCGGAGATGCTTGCCGATGGCGACAAGCGGGCGGCGGTCGCATTTTATGACCGCTGTGTACAGGCAGAGATTGCCGTGCAGCACATTCTGTATGGTCCGCAGGATCTGCTGGCGATGTCGGACTTACTCGACGACGGTAGTTTGGATCGCGAATCCCTCCAGATGATATTTGTACTGGGTCGCTACACCCAAGGGCAGCAAAGCACGCCCGCGGATCTTGATCCCTTTCTCGAATGGATGGAACAAACCTGCCCAGCGGCGCAATGGGCGGTCTGCGCCTTTGGCAAACAGGAAACCGCTTGTCTGGGGGCCGCGCTGGCGCGGGGGGGCCATGTACGGGTCGGGTTCGAAAATTCGTTCTGGAATGCGGACGGGTCTATGGCAGCCTCCAATGCCGAAAGGGTGCGCGAGATTAAAACCCTGTCAGACACTCTGGCATCGCAGTCCGAAAATACCAACACAGTTTAG
- a CDS encoding TRAP transporter permease translates to MTNKTSENRALTEEELQDLVASSDAGARDPAGAVGTLLMVVAVVWSLFQVVLASPLANYVLPGDVINNSRQIHLAFAVFLAFMAYPAFKSSPRTYIPIADWLLGLVGAFIALYGFFFYQKIVDAGGLADDMDKWFALAGLLILFEGARRALGPAMAIIATIFLAYVFFGSSEIVPDVIRWKGASLKKAMSHMWITSEGVFGIALGVSTKFVFLFVLFGALLDKAGAGNYFIKMAFGALGHLKGGPAKAAVVGSAATGLISGSSIANVVTTGTFTIPLMKRVGFSSEKAGAVEVASSVNGQIMPPVMGAAAFLMVEYVGISYVEVITHAFLPATISYIALVYIVHLEAVKNNMPTLGNRVVSMGKTIGGMAAFFVGFAALCYGVQYPVGWVVAAMPDGSGLVMSLLIFATYAGLLYLAASVPDLEPDDPNAEEVELPVVGEIYKSGLYFLLPIIVLVYFLMIEQKSPGLSAFWATMLLFVILLTQRPLKAIFRGESDMANAFTQGVGDLIQGLIDGARNMIGIGLATATAGVIVGTVTLTGVGQVMADLVEFLSGGNLILMLVMVGLLSLILGMGLPTTANYIVVSSLMAGVVVELGAQSGLIVPLIAVHLFVFYFGIMADVTPPVGLASFAAAAVSGGDAIKTGFVAFFYSLRTVALPFVFIFNTDLLLIDVGWGQGILVFVTASIAILVFTAGTMGWFLTKSRIYESVALVLIAFVLFRPDFVMDRIQPPFKQVEPAAFSTALGEASEGDEIRLIVSGPDFDTGETKETTLVLPVGAGTADERLTASGLLLLEEDGAVKMDEPSFGSPFSDSLSSFDFYGDDPVQIASVNAPASQMPKELVFIPALIFLFFVAFLQRARMSRTGVPS, encoded by the coding sequence ATGACGAACAAGACATCCGAGAACCGTGCGTTGACCGAAGAGGAGCTACAGGATCTTGTTGCCTCTTCCGACGCAGGGGCGCGTGATCCAGCGGGGGCAGTTGGCACACTGCTGATGGTTGTTGCCGTCGTCTGGTCGTTGTTTCAGGTGGTGCTTGCATCGCCCTTGGCCAATTATGTGCTGCCCGGCGATGTGATCAACAACTCGCGGCAGATCCATCTGGCCTTTGCTGTTTTTCTGGCCTTCATGGCCTACCCTGCCTTCAAGTCGAGCCCGCGCACCTATATCCCCATCGCGGATTGGCTCCTTGGACTGGTGGGGGCTTTCATCGCGCTTTACGGCTTTTTCTTTTATCAAAAAATCGTTGATGCGGGCGGTCTGGCCGATGACATGGACAAATGGTTCGCGCTGGCCGGCCTGCTGATCCTGTTTGAAGGGGCGCGCCGCGCGCTAGGCCCGGCAATGGCGATCATCGCCACGATTTTTCTGGCCTATGTGTTCTTTGGGTCGTCCGAAATTGTGCCCGATGTTATCCGCTGGAAAGGGGCGTCGCTGAAGAAGGCGATGAGCCACATGTGGATCACTTCCGAAGGTGTCTTTGGCATTGCGCTGGGCGTTTCGACAAAATTCGTATTCCTTTTCGTGCTGTTCGGTGCGCTGCTGGATAAGGCGGGCGCGGGCAACTACTTTATCAAAATGGCTTTTGGCGCCTTGGGCCACCTCAAGGGGGGGCCAGCCAAAGCTGCGGTGGTTGGTTCTGCGGCGACCGGCCTGATTTCCGGTTCATCCATTGCGAACGTCGTGACCACCGGTACCTTCACCATTCCGCTGATGAAGCGGGTCGGCTTTTCGTCTGAAAAGGCGGGCGCGGTCGAAGTGGCTTCGTCAGTCAACGGTCAGATTATGCCGCCGGTCATGGGCGCTGCGGCCTTTTTGATGGTTGAATATGTCGGCATCTCTTATGTCGAGGTGATTACCCATGCCTTTTTGCCCGCGACGATCTCTTATATCGCGCTGGTCTATATCGTGCATCTCGAAGCGGTAAAGAACAACATGCCGACCTTGGGCAACCGCGTTGTGTCGATGGGCAAAACCATTGGCGGCATGGCTGCTTTCTTTGTCGGGTTCGCGGCACTTTGCTATGGGGTGCAATACCCGGTCGGCTGGGTTGTCGCCGCGATGCCCGATGGTTCCGGTCTGGTGATGTCGCTGCTGATCTTCGCGACCTATGCCGGCCTGCTTTATCTGGCCGCCAGCGTGCCGGATCTGGAACCCGACGACCCCAACGCCGAAGAGGTCGAATTGCCGGTTGTCGGGGAAATCTATAAATCAGGTCTCTACTTCCTGTTGCCGATTATCGTGCTGGTCTACTTTTTGATGATCGAACAGAAGTCTCCTGGTTTGTCGGCCTTCTGGGCCACGATGCTTCTGTTTGTCATCCTGCTGACACAGCGCCCCCTCAAAGCGATCTTTCGCGGCGAAAGTGACATGGCAAACGCCTTCACTCAGGGGGTGGGTGACCTTATTCAAGGTTTGATCGACGGCGCGCGCAACATGATCGGTATCGGTCTTGCGACCGCAACGGCCGGTGTGATTGTCGGTACGGTAACACTAACCGGCGTGGGACAGGTGATGGCCGATCTGGTTGAATTCCTGTCGGGCGGAAATCTGATCCTGATGCTGGTGATGGTGGGGCTGTTGTCCCTGATCCTTGGTATGGGGCTGCCGACGACGGCAAACTATATCGTTGTGTCTTCCCTGATGGCCGGTGTGGTTGTCGAACTTGGTGCGCAATCGGGACTGATCGTGCCGCTGATCGCGGTGCATTTGTTTGTGTTCTATTTCGGGATCATGGCCGATGTGACGCCGCCCGTCGGCTTGGCCAGCTTTGCCGCTGCCGCTGTGTCGGGCGGGGATGCGATCAAGACGGGCTTTGTCGCGTTCTTCTATAGCTTGCGCACCGTGGCCTTGCCGTTTGTGTTCATCTTCAACACGGATCTGTTGTTGATCGACGTCGGATGGGGGCAGGGCATTCTTGTCTTTGTAACGGCATCCATCGCGATCCTTGTCTTTACCGCAGGCACAATGGGCTGGTTCCTGACCAAAAGCCGTATCTACGAAAGCGTCGCACTGGTGCTTATCGCCTTTGTCCTGTTCCGGCCCGACTTTGTGATGGACCGGATACAGCCACCGTTCAAACAGGTTGAACCGGCAGCATTCTCGACCGCGCTAGGCGAGGCTTCGGAAGGGGATGAAATACGTTTGATCGTTTCCGGCCCGGATTTTGATACCGGCGAAACCAAGGAGACAACATTGGTGCTGCCGGTTGGGGCGGGTACAGCAGATGAACGTCTGACGGCATCGGGGCTTTTGTTGTTGGAAGAGGACGGCGCAGTGAAAATGGACGAACCGTCTTTTGGCTCGCCCTTCTCTGACAGCCTTTCCAGCTTTGATTTCTATGGCGACGATCCGGTGCAAATCGCATCCGTTAACGCGCCGGCAAGCCAGATGCCCAAAGAACTGGTGTTCATTCCGGCGCTGATCTTCTTGTTTTTCGTCGCCTTCTTACAGCGGGCACGTATGTCACGCACAGGAGTTCCATCATGA
- the rpiB gene encoding ribose 5-phosphate isomerase B: MTANKRIVLSSDHAAIELRQTVAAHITALGWEAVDIGPTTPESTHYPKHGAAAAERVASGDCALGIILCGTGQGIMMAANKVKGIRCGVCTDTFSARMIRQHNDANMLSIGVRVVGEGLALDIVDAFLNADFEGDRHALRVDMIKELES; the protein is encoded by the coding sequence ATGACCGCCAACAAACGTATCGTCCTGTCCAGCGACCACGCCGCCATCGAACTGCGCCAGACGGTTGCTGCCCACATCACTGCCCTTGGCTGGGAAGCCGTCGACATCGGCCCAACCACCCCCGAAAGCACTCACTATCCCAAGCACGGTGCCGCTGCGGCAGAGCGGGTGGCCTCCGGTGATTGTGCGCTTGGCATCATTCTATGTGGCACCGGCCAAGGCATCATGATGGCGGCGAACAAGGTAAAAGGCATTCGTTGCGGCGTGTGCACAGATACGTTTTCCGCCCGCATGATCCGCCAGCACAATGACGCGAATATGCTGTCCATCGGTGTACGTGTCGTCGGTGAAGGACTGGCGCTGGATATCGTCGATGCGTTTCTGAACGCCGATTTTGAAGGTGACCGTCACGCCCTGCGCGTTGATATGATCAAAGAACTGGAAAGCTGA
- a CDS encoding MurR/RpiR family transcriptional regulator, translating into MQLSFEQQLSGKYASLSAKLKEAADFVVANPIDVATRSLRTLSKEANLSPATFSRMSTALGYDSYEDLRDVLRSGIEHRGNSFSHRVEALQQRHGGGDQGFLTDHILDCAANLQNLEAAIDRPMLESCVERLHAARNVLVVGALGSTGIAEYLTYMASFLADNWSMASRMGASLASGLVGMSDQDVLIVMTKPPFASNAINAAREAHDAGAFVIVITDTHTCPALVFASAQFIVPTESRHFFSSYAATVVLCEGMIGMLAGRAGAPAMARIAEVELRNRRLSEVWAG; encoded by the coding sequence TTGCAATTGTCGTTCGAGCAGCAGCTTTCCGGCAAATATGCTTCGCTCAGCGCCAAGCTGAAGGAAGCGGCCGATTTTGTTGTCGCCAATCCGATTGACGTTGCAACCCGAAGCCTGCGGACTCTTTCCAAAGAGGCGAACCTTTCGCCTGCGACGTTCTCGCGAATGTCGACGGCGCTGGGCTATGACAGCTACGAAGACCTGCGCGATGTTTTGCGGTCGGGGATCGAACATCGCGGCAATTCGTTTTCACACCGGGTCGAGGCGCTACAACAGCGCCATGGCGGTGGGGATCAGGGTTTTCTGACAGATCATATTCTGGATTGCGCTGCCAACTTGCAGAACCTCGAGGCCGCGATAGATCGCCCGATGCTGGAAAGCTGCGTCGAACGCCTGCACGCTGCGCGCAACGTGCTGGTTGTCGGCGCACTCGGCTCGACCGGTATTGCGGAATACCTGACCTATATGGCCAGCTTTCTTGCCGATAACTGGTCAATGGCCAGCCGGATGGGGGCATCACTGGCCAGTGGTCTGGTGGGGATGTCGGATCAGGATGTTCTGATTGTGATGACCAAACCGCCCTTTGCCAGCAATGCCATCAATGCTGCGCGCGAAGCCCATGATGCAGGGGCATTTGTGATCGTTATTACCGACACCCATACCTGTCCCGCACTGGTCTTTGCCTCAGCTCAATTTATTGTTCCGACAGAAAGCAGGCATTTCTTTTCATCCTATGCCGCAACAGTGGTGTTGTGTGAGGGGATGATTGGTATGCTTGCCGGACGCGCCGGTGCGCCAGCAATGGCGCGCATCGCCGAAGTCGAACTTAGAAACCGCCGTCTCAGCGAGGTCTGGGCCGGCTGA
- a CDS encoding aspartate aminotransferase family protein, with product MSPAPQSHVFPRHTKSALPTIARGEGVYLYDRDGKQYFDGSGGAAVSCLGHGDPDVIAAIKSQLDEIAYAHTSFFTSDPAEKLADKLISHAPDGIDRAYFVSGGSEAMEAALKLARQYFVETGQPQRRHVIARKQSYHGNTLGALATGGNAWRRAPFAPLMVETTHISACYEYRGKAAEETTHAYGLRVANELETEIQRLGEDKVFAFVAEPVVGATAGAVPAVKGYFKRIREICDQYGVLLILDEVMCGMGRTGTLFASEQEGIAPDIVAVAKGLGAGYQPIGAMLCSAEIYAAIEKGSGFFQHGHTYVGHPTACAASLAVLTKLTDGGLVERCADMGKKLQDALQQAFGQHPNIGDIRGRGLFRGIEIVEDRETKRPFDPARAIHKELKKETFAAGLACYPMGGTVDGRNGDHILLAPPFIMQDHHIDEVVTKLGVAIAKVL from the coding sequence ATGTCCCCTGCACCTCAGTCCCACGTTTTTCCACGACATACGAAATCGGCACTGCCCACCATTGCGCGGGGTGAAGGCGTGTATCTTTATGACCGCGATGGCAAACAGTACTTTGACGGCTCCGGCGGGGCGGCGGTGTCCTGCCTTGGGCATGGCGACCCGGATGTTATTGCGGCGATCAAAAGCCAGCTGGATGAAATCGCATACGCACACACCAGTTTTTTCACATCGGACCCCGCCGAAAAGCTGGCCGATAAGCTGATCAGCCATGCGCCCGACGGCATTGACCGCGCTTATTTCGTGTCCGGCGGATCAGAAGCGATGGAAGCCGCGCTGAAACTGGCGCGTCAGTATTTCGTGGAAACCGGCCAACCACAGCGCCGGCACGTAATTGCCCGCAAGCAAAGTTACCATGGCAACACCTTGGGGGCTTTGGCCACCGGCGGCAATGCATGGCGGCGTGCCCCGTTTGCGCCCCTGATGGTTGAAACCACGCATATCTCGGCCTGTTATGAATACCGTGGCAAGGCCGCCGAAGAAACCACGCATGCCTATGGCCTACGCGTCGCCAACGAGCTGGAAACCGAAATCCAGCGTCTGGGCGAAGACAAGGTTTTTGCCTTTGTGGCGGAACCTGTTGTCGGCGCAACGGCGGGAGCGGTCCCCGCAGTAAAGGGGTATTTCAAACGCATCCGCGAAATCTGCGATCAATACGGCGTGCTGCTGATCCTTGACGAGGTGATGTGCGGCATGGGGCGCACGGGCACATTGTTTGCCAGCGAACAGGAAGGGATTGCCCCCGATATTGTCGCCGTAGCCAAGGGACTGGGCGCTGGCTATCAACCCATCGGCGCGATGCTATGCTCGGCGGAAATCTATGCCGCGATTGAGAAGGGCAGCGGTTTTTTCCAGCATGGTCATACTTATGTCGGTCATCCCACCGCCTGTGCAGCATCTTTGGCGGTACTGACCAAACTGACCGATGGCGGGCTTGTCGAACGCTGCGCGGACATGGGCAAAAAGTTACAAGATGCCCTGCAGCAGGCCTTTGGCCAGCACCCCAACATCGGCGACATACGCGGGCGCGGGTTGTTTCGCGGCATCGAGATTGTCGAGGATCGCGAAACCAAACGCCCTTTCGATCCAGCGCGCGCCATCCATAAAGAGTTGAAAAAGGAAACATTCGCCGCCGGTCTGGCCTGTTATCCAATGGGCGGCACTGTCGACGGGCGGAACGGGGACCACATCTTGCTGGCACCGCCGTTTATCATGCAAGACCACCATATTGACGAGGTGGTGACCAAACTGGGCGTTGCGATTGCCAAAGTGCTATGA